From Leptolyngbya iicbica LK, a single genomic window includes:
- a CDS encoding pentapeptide repeat-containing protein — MKLPPKKVPNPFAIEKVGPVYPYLDPGKYDISEVRQARCGAQRFYNVTEHWTKQTYSILAYDCKEMCAEEREQLRRQIEALKRLSHLNLPKLIAVQEHRGNFYLVMERILGEPLSAVQQARRIQVEEAVQIIKEAAKAVSYMHLEGNLGHGNLNPCNIFLIHKGGRLRVKVVGLDHSRLDATAVKFASSVTGKLGFLPKRQICEPDFQFASDIFGLGVTALSMLGQIPPDDIYTHIDLGSGKVRFPKSLNSHWEIRRWIRKTVSLSQPYSSVGDAIKGLERNRDLKVNIWKYRFIYGTVIFAMAGGMFWWAKSHQASWIAELEEKNEALAAHAEAVYEAALERKKEQEEQARINADYQKLIRTGSCVGCDFAGLDLRGLDFSGYNLRGADLSGSWLTGTSFEGADLTGANLSEARLDNANLRRANLTDADLSSADLRGASAVQACFVSADLSGTDFRAADLENASFERANPGDAKFGWSSVRRGAIDATGEVWYGKHTAPPACD; from the coding sequence ATGAAACTGCCACCAAAGAAGGTTCCGAATCCCTTTGCAATTGAGAAAGTCGGACCGGTTTACCCATATTTAGACCCTGGTAAATACGATATCTCGGAGGTACGTCAGGCACGCTGTGGAGCACAACGGTTCTACAACGTCACAGAGCATTGGACGAAGCAGACATACTCGATTTTGGCCTATGACTGTAAGGAGATGTGTGCTGAAGAGCGTGAGCAGCTTAGACGGCAGATTGAGGCGCTCAAGCGTCTCTCACATCTCAATCTTCCCAAACTCATCGCAGTTCAGGAGCACCGGGGTAACTTTTACCTGGTGATGGAGCGCATCCTCGGGGAGCCCTTGTCAGCAGTGCAGCAGGCTCGCAGGATTCAAGTGGAGGAAGCCGTGCAAATTATCAAGGAAGCAGCGAAAGCGGTTAGCTACATGCACCTTGAAGGCAATCTCGGTCATGGCAACCTAAATCCTTGCAATATTTTTCTTATCCACAAAGGAGGAAGACTGCGCGTTAAGGTGGTGGGTCTTGATCACAGTCGTCTTGACGCTACTGCAGTCAAGTTCGCTTCGTCAGTGACGGGGAAACTTGGCTTTCTACCTAAGAGGCAGATTTGCGAACCTGACTTTCAATTTGCCTCAGATATTTTTGGGCTTGGGGTAACCGCGCTCAGCATGTTGGGCCAGATTCCACCTGATGATATCTACACGCACATTGATCTTGGTTCGGGAAAGGTTCGTTTCCCGAAATCGCTGAATTCCCATTGGGAGATTCGACGATGGATCAGGAAAACCGTTTCCCTAAGCCAACCCTATTCCTCAGTAGGCGATGCCATTAAAGGGCTTGAGAGAAATAGAGACCTCAAGGTGAACATCTGGAAGTACCGATTCATCTACGGGACAGTCATTTTTGCTATGGCGGGGGGGATGTTTTGGTGGGCGAAGTCTCACCAAGCGAGTTGGATTGCAGAGCTTGAAGAGAAAAACGAAGCTTTGGCGGCCCATGCTGAGGCTGTCTATGAAGCTGCACTTGAGCGGAAGAAGGAGCAAGAAGAGCAGGCTCGCATTAATGCCGATTATCAAAAGTTGATTCGGACCGGAAGTTGTGTTGGCTGCGATTTTGCTGGCCTTGACTTAAGAGGATTGGACTTCTCTGGGTATAACCTGCGAGGGGCTGACCTAAGTGGCTCATGGCTTACCGGTACCAGTTTTGAAGGGGCTGACCTCACCGGGGCAAACCTGAGCGAGGCGAGATTGGATAATGCCAATCTCAGACGCGCCAATTTGACTGATGCCGACCTTTCATCTGCAGACCTCAGAGGGGCGAGTGCGGTGCAAGCGTGCTTTGTGTCTGCGGATCTATCGGGCACGGACTTCCGCGCGGCGGATCTGGAGAATGCCTCGTTTGAGCGAGCCAATCCTGGGGATGCAAAGTTTGGCTGGAGCTCGGTTCGTAGGGGTGCAATCGATGCCACTGGTGAAGTGTGGTACGGCAAACATACAGCCCCTCCAGCATGTGACTAG
- the mobF gene encoding MobF family relaxase, which yields MIEAWFLFGSGNNPFIAFFLVGIASMRVIGDGSGYMAYLTNAPEHYYTLGAEEGEDAILDARKVGTWLGLGAKRLGIERQAIVRGDVTAEALFHGAHPVTGELLRKGAHTTVEYRDPRTGEMKIRKSRAGFDIVLSGDKSIDVLFALGPTSVRRKIIIAYDRATDEIVKYLNREIGYTRTGAGGKGPTEKMDLIYGKFLHFTNRLSEPKVHVHLFTFNTGLREDGSGGTLDSERVLKGNFKFEIGQRFRNALARHFCQEFREYGLTLDPYQIKNGTGYRVRGVPQALCDDFSTRHFDIQKRIEGKDLTSGRRHAEVLKSRPEKPKFINLRDLHQEWAKVGQKHEFDAKAFFEESRKQHQTRINYEVLVSIIQDQASGDTVWGATFAALEAETLPEVNAAREVRKLVRIGDNPFKHEEPDSKKVRRDYFAGRADSGAVETARELKVKQWWRQGWQRRSPEEHIAALSDQLASAIEQSKKRNQWFKVKFVGLYLTGAISFKTYSKYMHGKGLPRTLLGIEWQYWTGGIKQSQRIVLRVAHGYEAPTFGVPKSRLAINFARAINQITETQRLLLLKKVEQRKQHQRKQSIARIRKRLERGRFFTREQGHER from the coding sequence ATGATTGAAGCCTGGTTTCTATTTGGTTCTGGAAATAATCCTTTCATCGCGTTCTTTCTGGTCGGCATCGCCAGTATGAGAGTCATCGGGGATGGGAGTGGATACATGGCGTATCTGACGAACGCTCCGGAGCATTACTACACCTTGGGAGCTGAAGAAGGTGAGGATGCGATCCTAGATGCGAGGAAAGTTGGCACCTGGCTGGGTCTAGGGGCAAAGCGGCTTGGCATCGAGCGCCAAGCGATCGTCAGAGGAGACGTCACTGCTGAAGCGCTTTTTCACGGCGCTCATCCAGTAACTGGCGAGCTATTACGAAAAGGGGCACACACCACCGTTGAGTATCGCGATCCTCGCACGGGGGAGATGAAGATACGAAAATCGCGGGCAGGCTTCGATATTGTCCTTTCAGGTGACAAAAGCATCGATGTGTTGTTTGCGCTGGGGCCGACCTCGGTAAGGCGCAAAATTATCATTGCCTATGACCGAGCGACAGACGAGATCGTCAAATATCTCAACCGGGAGATTGGCTACACCCGAACTGGTGCTGGCGGCAAGGGGCCAACGGAGAAGATGGACCTGATCTATGGCAAGTTCCTCCATTTCACCAACAGGCTGTCTGAGCCCAAGGTTCACGTCCATCTATTTACCTTTAATACGGGACTACGAGAGGACGGTAGTGGTGGCACGCTCGATTCTGAACGAGTTCTCAAGGGCAACTTCAAATTTGAGATTGGGCAGCGGTTTCGTAACGCCTTAGCACGCCATTTTTGTCAGGAGTTTAGAGAGTACGGCCTTACCCTGGACCCATACCAAATTAAGAATGGCACAGGCTACCGGGTAAGAGGGGTGCCTCAAGCGCTGTGTGATGACTTTAGTACGCGCCACTTTGATATTCAAAAACGGATTGAGGGAAAAGACTTAACCTCAGGTCGGCGACACGCCGAAGTCCTTAAATCACGCCCCGAGAAGCCAAAATTCATCAATCTACGTGACCTGCACCAGGAGTGGGCCAAAGTTGGCCAGAAGCATGAGTTTGATGCCAAGGCATTTTTCGAGGAATCACGTAAACAGCACCAAACGCGAATTAACTACGAAGTGCTGGTTTCAATCATTCAGGACCAGGCATCGGGTGATACGGTATGGGGCGCTACGTTTGCTGCATTGGAAGCGGAAACCCTACCTGAGGTCAACGCAGCTCGGGAAGTCCGAAAGTTAGTTCGTATTGGTGACAATCCCTTCAAGCACGAGGAGCCTGATTCCAAGAAAGTCAGGAGAGACTATTTCGCTGGGAGAGCGGATTCTGGCGCGGTCGAGACAGCACGCGAGCTGAAGGTGAAGCAGTGGTGGCGACAAGGTTGGCAGCGACGATCGCCAGAGGAGCACATTGCAGCATTAAGCGACCAGCTCGCCTCTGCGATCGAGCAATCGAAAAAGCGAAACCAGTGGTTTAAGGTCAAATTCGTTGGCCTCTACCTGACTGGGGCAATCAGCTTTAAGACCTACAGCAAGTACATGCACGGAAAGGGGTTGCCGAGAACGCTCTTGGGGATTGAGTGGCAGTACTGGACTGGCGGGATCAAGCAGAGCCAACGGATCGTGCTTCGGGTTGCGCACGGCTATGAGGCCCCAACGTTTGGGGTTCCAAAGTCACGTCTTGCCATTAATTTCGCGAGAGCGATCAACCAAATTACTGAGACGCAACGGCTGTTGCTGCTGAAGAAGGTTGAACAGCGTAAACAGCATCAACGCAAGCAGAGTATTGCGCGGATACGGAAGCGTCTTGAGCGGGGTCGGTTCTTTACGAGGGAACAGGGTCATGAAAGGTAG
- a CDS encoding type IV secretory system conjugative DNA transfer family protein: MYMATSGSGKNLLAGPMIRSMVETCTDDPTRRMLIVEAKGQITQALEGMGAKYDLITLSSKHGYSPDFAKDFDTYTRQVQLAYNLVPRLDGNNAFFRNGARGLLVAGAVSIHQITGGEWGVDDLVNFSTEGQKIVQAILKRTKIGRRFLRILDSTRDATTLYKLRTELFTHMEPLMTAAAKYQVSDALSVIDFWEGKTEAPILVIKVNPEHLDAERAAVSALLQRSFEHIMSLTPPVDPRDLRKDKLILLDDAGFYRRIPKFLEATELIRGNGGLLIALNQSVESLRSRTSYGDEADGLLANFPNLVMLLSASPITAKWFSSRFGQIERVRLSLSRSFGKEGVQWRADERRSVENLVFDREFLNMTPPSPESGVTCYLKTQAFGEELKKVIPWEQIIERTPPTAYVDFSPLPSSLQEPADWDMARLEFLCLGKRLEDEVESQVSSSFGSSLDEFETALRRIVFDIGFDMIERLVDPETGQVSGTSGSKS, translated from the coding sequence ATGTATATGGCGACTAGTGGATCGGGGAAAAACCTGCTTGCAGGGCCGATGATCCGATCGATGGTGGAAACGTGTACTGATGACCCGACCCGGCGGATGCTGATTGTTGAAGCGAAGGGGCAGATCACTCAGGCTCTTGAGGGAATGGGGGCGAAGTATGACCTAATTACCCTGTCATCGAAACATGGGTACTCACCTGATTTTGCCAAGGATTTTGATACCTACACACGACAGGTGCAGCTTGCCTACAACTTGGTGCCAAGGCTAGACGGCAATAACGCCTTTTTTAGGAATGGTGCGAGGGGACTTCTGGTTGCCGGGGCGGTATCGATTCACCAGATTACTGGTGGGGAGTGGGGAGTTGATGACCTCGTTAATTTCTCGACAGAAGGGCAAAAGATTGTTCAGGCCATTCTGAAACGAACAAAGATTGGGCGGCGATTTCTTAGAATCCTTGACAGCACCCGTGATGCAACGACGCTCTATAAGCTCCGTACTGAGCTGTTTACCCATATGGAGCCATTGATGACGGCTGCTGCTAAGTATCAGGTGTCAGATGCGCTTAGTGTGATCGATTTTTGGGAGGGAAAAACTGAAGCGCCAATTCTAGTTATTAAGGTCAATCCTGAACATCTTGATGCGGAGCGGGCAGCCGTCTCGGCACTGTTACAGCGGTCGTTTGAGCACATTATGTCGCTCACTCCGCCGGTAGACCCGAGAGATCTGCGGAAAGATAAGCTAATCCTGCTCGATGACGCGGGCTTCTACCGCCGTATCCCCAAGTTCCTTGAGGCGACAGAGCTTATCAGAGGCAACGGTGGGCTGCTGATAGCGCTTAACCAGAGTGTGGAGAGTTTGCGCAGTCGGACTTCATATGGAGATGAGGCCGATGGATTGCTCGCGAACTTCCCCAACCTAGTGATGTTGCTCAGTGCCTCACCGATCACGGCGAAGTGGTTTTCGAGCCGGTTCGGGCAGATCGAACGGGTGAGGCTGTCGTTAAGTAGGAGTTTCGGCAAAGAGGGGGTGCAGTGGAGAGCGGATGAGCGCCGGTCGGTTGAGAATCTGGTCTTCGATCGAGAGTTCCTCAATATGACGCCACCTTCTCCAGAGAGTGGGGTGACCTGTTATCTCAAAACCCAAGCCTTTGGGGAAGAACTGAAGAAAGTCATCCCATGGGAGCAGATTATCGAGCGCACTCCTCCGACAGCGTATGTCGATTTTTCACCGTTACCGTCATCACTCCAGGAGCCTGCTGACTGGGATATGGCGCGGCTTGAGTTTCTCTGTCTTGGGAAGCGGCTAGAAGATGAGGTTGAAAGTCAAGTGAGCAGTTCGTTTGGGAGCTCTTTAGATGAGTTTGAAACAGCGCTTCGGCGCATTGTGTTTGACATTGGCTTCGACATGATTGAGCGCCTGGTGGACCCCGAAACGGGGCAAGTGTCAGGCACGAGCGGAAGTAAGTCCTAA